From one Haloferax marinisediminis genomic stretch:
- a CDS encoding ABC transporter permease codes for MDTLADATRTPVRWVARTLEERLLTLVAIGTALVLFVLFYYPVATVFADAVIDDGAFTLEPITAILTSEFYLVDIIWFTAKQAFYSTLASLALGLPAAWLFARFEFPGRETLRSLTILPFVMPSIMVAIGFVATFGRNGTLNRGLALVGLPPVELLFTLEAIIIAHAFYNAPLVARVVTAAWESVDARAVETARSLGANPRRAFRDVVLPQLLPSVGIGATLTFIFTFASFPIVLALGGFQLATIEVFVFAKVRDLAYAEAASLAVIETVISLTLTAAYLSYEARQRAAGRTANPLPRQSVVPTAWTPKSTLRTVGIAVYTAIVGLVFIVPIASMILASVTGADGGLTLEHYAFLAERQATGATYQVKPLPAIWNSLLFAVGTLLIAVPMGVTMAVLTTRRYRGRTLIDALAMAPFAVSGIVVGLGLLRGLVFGVDVFGTRIRVTGALAIVAAHAVGAYPFVTRNVAPLFSRLDDRLVESARSLGATRTRALVDVELPLVWTGVVAGAAFAVAISIGEFDSTIILAEGAGRYTMPVAVERLLGRRLGPATAMGCILLLVTSVSFFVVDRFGGRWGEL; via the coding sequence ATCGACACGCTCGCTGACGCGACTCGGACGCCGGTACGCTGGGTCGCTCGCACGCTCGAAGAGCGTCTGCTCACGCTCGTCGCGATCGGGACTGCCCTCGTCCTCTTCGTCCTGTTCTACTACCCCGTTGCGACCGTCTTCGCCGACGCCGTCATCGACGACGGCGCGTTCACGCTCGAACCCATCACGGCGATTCTGACGAGTGAGTTCTACCTCGTGGACATCATCTGGTTCACGGCGAAACAGGCGTTCTACTCGACGCTCGCCAGTCTCGCACTCGGTCTCCCCGCGGCGTGGTTGTTCGCCCGGTTCGAGTTCCCCGGCCGCGAGACGCTTCGCTCACTCACCATCCTCCCGTTCGTCATGCCCTCTATCATGGTCGCCATCGGCTTCGTGGCGACGTTCGGACGCAACGGGACACTCAATCGCGGTCTCGCACTCGTCGGTCTCCCACCAGTCGAGTTGTTGTTCACGCTCGAAGCCATCATCATCGCACACGCCTTCTACAACGCACCGCTCGTCGCTCGTGTGGTGACCGCCGCGTGGGAGAGTGTCGACGCTCGTGCCGTCGAAACCGCCCGCTCACTCGGCGCGAATCCACGGCGAGCATTCCGCGACGTGGTGCTCCCGCAACTCCTCCCGTCGGTCGGTATCGGCGCGACGCTGACCTTCATCTTCACCTTCGCGTCGTTCCCCATCGTCCTCGCACTCGGCGGGTTCCAACTGGCCACTATCGAGGTGTTCGTCTTCGCGAAGGTTCGTGACCTCGCGTACGCCGAGGCAGCGAGTCTCGCTGTCATCGAGACGGTTATCTCACTCACCCTGACGGCGGCCTATCTGAGTTACGAGGCACGACAGCGCGCTGCCGGCAGAACGGCGAATCCGCTTCCGCGGCAGTCGGTCGTTCCGACGGCGTGGACGCCGAAATCGACCCTTCGAACCGTCGGCATCGCCGTCTACACTGCCATCGTCGGTCTCGTGTTCATCGTCCCCATCGCGAGCATGATTCTCGCGAGCGTCACCGGCGCCGACGGCGGCCTCACCCTCGAACACTACGCCTTCCTCGCGGAGCGACAGGCGACTGGTGCGACGTATCAGGTCAAGCCACTGCCCGCAATCTGGAACTCGCTCCTCTTCGCCGTTGGCACACTCCTCATCGCCGTCCCGATGGGTGTGACGATGGCCGTCCTCACCACCCGCCGGTATCGTGGGCGAACGCTCATCGACGCCCTCGCGATGGCACCCTTCGCCGTCTCAGGAATCGTCGTCGGGCTCGGTCTCCTGCGTGGTCTCGTCTTCGGTGTCGACGTGTTCGGCACGCGCATCCGTGTGACCGGTGCGCTCGCTATCGTCGCTGCCCACGCCGTCGGCGCGTACCCGTTCGTCACGCGAAACGTCGCACCGCTGTTCTCCCGCCTCGACGACCGACTCGTAGAGTCGGCGCGGAGTCTCGGTGCGACTCGAACACGGGCCCTCGTCGACGTGGAACTCCCGCTGGTCTGGACCGGTGTCGTCGCGGGTGCCGCGTTCGCCGTCGCTATCAGTATCGGCGAGTTCGACTCCACGATTATCCTCGCAGAAGGCGCGGGACGGTACACGATGCCCGTGGCCGTCGAGCGACTCCTCGGCCGTCGCCTCGGTCCGGCGACCGCGATGGGGTGTATCCTCCTCCTCGTCACGTCTGTGAGTTTCTTCGTCGTCGACCGCTTCGGCGGGCGGTGGGGTGAACTATGA
- a CDS encoding ABC transporter ATP-binding protein, translated as MKLELDGVSKRYGTATALDSVSLSVDNGEFFTLVGPSGCGKTTTLRCIAGFESPTDGEVRFDGESMTGVPPEARNVGVVFQNYALFPHMSVGENVAYGLRFADPPGGVSRDERVSELLELVDLAGFEDRDPDSLSGGQQQRVALARALAPGPDLLLLDEPMSALDARLRERLRQQVKRIQSELGVTTVYVTHDQSEALAVSDRVAVLNRGRVEQVGDPRDVYHRPRTEFVAEFVGENNVLHAVVESRLETGGVEVAVGDQSFVLDTGDNSVGESLTFCVRPEDLHVDAEENQIRGTITDTEFQGATTRIRLDWEGTELTVVVADDGDERFQVGSELVVGFDPDAAHIVA; from the coding sequence GTGAAACTCGAACTCGACGGCGTCTCGAAGCGCTACGGGACGGCGACGGCGCTCGACTCGGTGTCGCTGTCGGTCGACAACGGCGAATTCTTCACGCTCGTCGGCCCCTCCGGGTGCGGAAAGACGACGACACTCCGCTGTATCGCCGGGTTCGAGTCACCGACCGACGGTGAGGTCCGCTTCGACGGCGAGTCGATGACGGGCGTGCCACCCGAAGCGAGGAACGTCGGTGTGGTGTTCCAGAACTACGCGCTGTTTCCGCACATGAGCGTCGGCGAGAACGTCGCCTACGGACTCCGGTTCGCAGACCCACCGGGCGGCGTCTCCCGCGACGAGCGCGTTTCGGAACTCCTCGAACTCGTCGACCTCGCTGGATTCGAAGACCGTGACCCGGATTCACTCTCCGGCGGGCAGCAACAGCGTGTCGCACTCGCACGCGCGCTCGCACCCGGCCCTGACCTCCTCCTGCTCGACGAACCCATGTCGGCACTCGACGCCCGGCTCCGTGAGCGACTCCGTCAACAGGTCAAGCGCATCCAGTCGGAACTCGGTGTCACGACGGTGTACGTCACGCACGACCAGTCGGAAGCACTCGCCGTCTCCGACCGCGTGGCCGTCCTCAATCGTGGCCGCGTCGAACAGGTTGGCGACCCCCGCGACGTGTACCATCGCCCCCGAACCGAGTTCGTCGCGGAGTTCGTCGGCGAGAACAACGTCCTCCACGCAGTCGTGGAGTCTCGACTGGAAACAGGGGGGGTCGAGGTCGCTGTCGGCGACCAGTCGTTCGTGCTCGACACCGGTGACAACTCGGTCGGCGAGTCGCTCACGTTCTGTGTCCGGCCCGAGGACCTCCACGTCGACGCCGAGGAAAACCAGATTCGCGGCACCATTACCGACACCGAGTTCCAAGGCGCGACCACGCGCATCAGACTCGATTGGGAGGGAACCGAACTGACCGTCGTAGTGGCAGACGACGGTGATGAACGGTTCCAAGTGGGGTCGGAACTCGTCGTCGGGTTCGACCCCGACGCGGCGCACATCGTCGCGTAA
- a CDS encoding DMT family transporter, with translation MNRTTLFGFAPLLASALWGGMYVVSKWGFDAIPPLTLAFLRIVLGAAALGVVVATTTPRRTFAREEWRRFGGLAVWLTAALTTQFVGTDLTNASQGSVLTVLTPVFILGLGVVALDEQLSRRALVGSSLAVFGTFGVLAERSLDTIATNIDPVGIAMLVLSSFFFAGFTVYGKPVIRRYSALEAVTYATILSVPLFGLFVPFELAARDVSLLAVDVTTSVVAAVLYLGLASTATAWYFWYKGMEYTDATHVAVFFFAQPVVGTLLGVAFLGEQVDAGFVVGGVVLAVGVYLVSTDSLD, from the coding sequence ATGAACCGAACCACCCTGTTTGGCTTCGCCCCACTCCTCGCGTCGGCGCTCTGGGGTGGGATGTACGTCGTGAGTAAGTGGGGATTCGACGCGATTCCGCCGCTCACGCTCGCATTCTTGCGAATCGTTTTGGGTGCGGCGGCACTCGGTGTGGTCGTCGCCACGACGACACCCCGGCGGACGTTCGCCCGCGAAGAGTGGCGACGGTTCGGCGGACTCGCGGTCTGGTTGACGGCCGCGCTCACCACGCAGTTCGTCGGGACGGACCTCACCAACGCCAGTCAGGGGTCGGTCCTCACGGTTCTGACGCCCGTGTTCATCCTTGGACTCGGTGTCGTAGCACTCGACGAACAGCTGAGTCGGCGCGCGCTCGTGGGGAGTTCTCTGGCCGTTTTCGGAACGTTCGGCGTCCTCGCCGAACGAAGTCTCGACACGATTGCAACGAACATCGACCCCGTCGGCATCGCGATGCTCGTCCTCTCGTCGTTCTTCTTCGCGGGCTTCACCGTCTACGGAAAACCCGTCATTCGACGCTACTCCGCGCTCGAAGCCGTCACGTACGCCACTATTCTCTCAGTACCGCTGTTCGGTCTGTTCGTTCCGTTCGAACTCGCCGCCCGCGACGTCTCGCTCCTGGCGGTCGACGTCACGACATCCGTCGTCGCTGCCGTCTTGTACCTCGGGTTGGCCAGCACGGCGACAGCATGGTACTTCTGGTACAAGGGGATGGAGTACACCGACGCGACCCACGTCGCTGTTTTCTTTTTCGCCCAACCGGTCGTTGGCACGCTCCTCGGTGTGGCGTTCCTCGGAGAACAGGTGGACGCTGGATTCGTCGTCGGTGGAGTCGTCCTCGCAGTCGGTGTCTATCTCGTCAGTACCGATTCACTCGACTGA
- a CDS encoding class I SAM-dependent methyltransferase, which translates to MSVRDEFDAWAADGRDKGMEDRHWHTAKHALARMPVEEGDTVVDLGTGSGYALRALYDTKGIGHGFGLDGSPEMIRNAREYTDTEDIEFLVGDFDDLPFADDSVDHVWTMEAFYYAPDPHHTLEEVARILKPGGTFYCAVNYYEENVHSHHWQDNISIEMTRWSHEEYRDAFRDAGLYVAEQDSIADMDIEIPPADEFPTDSWETREDMVDRYRTFGTLLTVGVAP; encoded by the coding sequence ATGAGCGTACGCGACGAGTTCGACGCCTGGGCGGCAGACGGCCGCGACAAAGGCATGGAAGACCGACACTGGCACACCGCGAAGCACGCCCTCGCGCGGATGCCAGTCGAAGAAGGCGACACCGTCGTCGACCTCGGAACCGGGAGCGGGTACGCCCTCCGCGCCCTCTACGACACGAAAGGAATCGGCCACGGGTTTGGCCTCGACGGGTCGCCCGAGATGATTCGAAACGCCCGCGAGTACACCGACACCGAGGATATCGAGTTCCTCGTCGGCGACTTCGACGACCTGCCGTTTGCCGACGACAGCGTCGACCACGTCTGGACGATGGAGGCGTTCTACTACGCACCCGACCCACACCACACGCTCGAAGAGGTCGCTCGCATCCTCAAACCCGGTGGCACGTTCTACTGCGCGGTCAACTACTACGAAGAGAACGTCCACTCGCACCACTGGCAGGACAACATCTCGATCGAGATGACGCGCTGGTCCCACGAAGAGTACCGCGACGCGTTCCGCGACGCAGGGCTCTACGTCGCCGAACAGGATTCGATTGCAGACATGGACATCGAGATTCCACCCGCAGACGAGTTCCCGACGGACAGTTGGGAGACCCGTGAGGACATGGTCGACCGCTACCGGACCTTCGGAACACTGCTCACCGTCGGCGTCGCGCCCTAA
- a CDS encoding DUF2391 family protein, protein MVGVRRRFALADTAQQVVGGFLLAGPFVVTEEVWVLARSMSALQGFLTLVIVLTVGYGTLYKADNRDPDKEKEVGGIPIRFISLITVSYLSVFILALAFDAPGTFLSDVSGTVVFDSYGLELDLAVLGITLKATSVGAVFSVIGAATADTLF, encoded by the coding sequence ATGGTCGGAGTACGCCGTCGATTCGCGCTCGCCGACACGGCACAACAGGTCGTCGGCGGGTTCCTCCTCGCGGGGCCGTTCGTCGTCACCGAAGAGGTGTGGGTCCTCGCGCGGAGTATGTCGGCACTTCAGGGGTTCCTCACACTCGTCATCGTCCTCACAGTGGGGTACGGAACCCTCTACAAGGCGGACAACCGCGACCCCGACAAGGAGAAAGAAGTCGGTGGCATCCCGATTCGGTTCATCTCACTCATCACCGTCTCGTATCTCTCGGTGTTCATCCTCGCCCTCGCGTTCGACGCGCCGGGAACGTTCCTCTCGGACGTCTCGGGGACCGTCGTGTTCGACTCGTACGGCCTCGAACTCGACCTCGCAGTCCTCGGCATCACGCTCAAAGCGACGAGCGTCGGCGCGGTGTTCAGCGTCATCGGCGCGGCGACGGCCGACACGCTGTTCTGA
- a CDS encoding DUF7090 family protein, with protein MDYELAIEETPETIPGGTGILLLHPSIGETDRIDTDFFKVDTDHFLVISTRTTAREVEQKLEYYEVDESRATILDTLSIERGYSRRSADNIYYVASPDDLDAIVEKTRQFLERHDGKLRLSIDSVTEMAYYADVDRAFEATKQILELLEEYDAVGLFHLSKEVHNEETLQRFRELFDGVVDLDEDGTVSTEF; from the coding sequence ATGGATTACGAGCTCGCCATCGAAGAGACGCCCGAGACGATTCCGGGCGGCACAGGAATCTTGCTCCTCCATCCGAGTATCGGCGAGACTGACCGCATCGACACTGACTTCTTCAAGGTCGACACCGACCACTTCCTGGTCATCTCGACGCGGACGACCGCGCGGGAAGTCGAACAGAAGTTAGAGTACTACGAAGTCGACGAGTCTCGCGCAACCATCCTCGATACACTCTCTATCGAACGCGGCTACTCCCGCCGGAGTGCCGACAACATCTACTACGTCGCCTCCCCGGACGACTTAGACGCGATCGTCGAGAAGACGCGGCAGTTCTTAGAGCGACACGACGGAAAACTCCGACTCAGCATCGACTCGGTGACCGAGATGGCCTACTACGCGGACGTCGACCGTGCCTTCGAAGCGACGAAACAGATTCTCGAACTGCTCGAAGAGTACGACGCAGTCGGTCTGTTCCATCTCTCGAAAGAAGTCCACAACGAAGAGACACTCCAACGCTTCCGCGAACTGTTCGACGGCGTCGTGGATCTCGACGAAGACGGAACCGTGTCGACGGAGTTCTAA
- a CDS encoding DUF7089 family protein, with protein MFEPRTLPPDLESVRDEYAPDALVVDVAGDFDTIPPEAAENLGLVADSLSPAAYPTEWLPADAPQALRRYASSDFTIGMPGDGTVTWTRQTTPPTVLVKYRAKGTPEDFLDFLIAEALVQAGTDDIPEHFLPFFGEHYRDLADAIPLGPNEVYQVAAALYEGWVGLQTREEFASWDGRHDRLSDAWVDAGERLDDRLANLPRLVAMGRLSFAEATEFACSAIKHGRDLPAPFAALDTSAYLDHGPTYAVRWAQKTFEQLAEAGEKRDSPE; from the coding sequence ATGTTCGAACCACGCACGCTGCCGCCGGACCTCGAATCGGTTCGCGACGAGTACGCACCAGATGCGCTCGTCGTCGACGTGGCCGGGGATTTCGACACCATCCCCCCAGAGGCGGCCGAGAACCTCGGCCTCGTAGCCGACTCGCTCTCGCCGGCGGCCTACCCCACAGAGTGGCTACCAGCCGATGCTCCACAGGCACTTCGGCGGTACGCCTCGTCTGACTTCACTATCGGCATGCCCGGCGACGGGACTGTGACGTGGACTCGACAGACCACGCCACCGACCGTTCTCGTGAAGTACCGGGCGAAAGGGACGCCAGAGGACTTCCTCGACTTCCTCATCGCCGAGGCGCTCGTACAGGCCGGCACCGACGACATCCCCGAACACTTCCTGCCGTTCTTCGGCGAGCACTATCGTGACCTCGCGGACGCGATACCACTCGGCCCGAACGAGGTGTATCAGGTCGCCGCCGCCCTCTACGAAGGATGGGTCGGTCTCCAGACGCGCGAGGAGTTCGCCTCGTGGGACGGCCGACACGACCGCCTCTCCGACGCGTGGGTCGATGCTGGCGAGCGACTCGACGACAGACTCGCCAACCTCCCGCGACTCGTGGCGATGGGTCGACTGTCGTTCGCCGAGGCGACCGAGTTCGCGTGTTCAGCCATCAAACACGGCCGTGACCTCCCCGCGCCGTTCGCGGCGCTGGACACGTCGGCGTACCTCGACCACGGGCCGACCTACGCGGTCCGGTGGGCGCAAAAGACGTTCGAGCAGTTAGCAGAGGCTGGCGAGAAACGCGATTCACCCGAATAA
- a CDS encoding ferredoxin yields MRVEYDRDTCIGIFQCVDEWDTFQKNLDDGKADLEGAEETDDGVFVLEIPEDEEFDAKFAARVCPVEAIRIIDDDGEQLVP; encoded by the coding sequence ATGAGAGTCGAGTACGACCGTGACACCTGCATCGGAATCTTCCAGTGTGTCGACGAATGGGACACGTTCCAGAAGAACCTCGACGATGGGAAAGCCGACCTCGAAGGCGCAGAAGAGACCGACGACGGCGTGTTCGTCCTCGAAATCCCGGAAGACGAGGAGTTCGACGCGAAGTTCGCCGCACGGGTCTGCCCCGTCGAAGCCATCCGCATCATCGACGACGACGGCGAACAACTCGTCCCCTGA
- a CDS encoding DEAD/DEAH box helicase: MRTADLTGLPTGVPEALHDEGIEELYPPQAEAVEAGLTDGESLVAAVPTASGKTLIAELAMLSSVARGGKALYIVPLRALASEKKAEFERWEEYGIDVGAAGSDFSSDSGWLSSRDIIVATSEKVDSLIRNNAAWMDQLTCVVSDEVHLVNDRHRGPTLEVTLAKLRRLNPNLQVVALSATVGNAGEVADWLDATLVQSDWRPIDLKMGVHYGNAISFDDGSQREVQVGKGDRQTSALVEDVLNDIPEATDNEPLMNQSSITLFECQTQQHVRNTVDWLKGRESSKLTEEKRKQLAEIWEDISNKRSQKTDGEDEEIDKNDRLARSLARGIGYLHDGLKQEGELKSPSQRWVESAISSGLVNFVCVTPAFQSDIESLIQKLDAERERNVSTISVGGAALVFVNSRRNAESSAKRLKEVTEKYVGGEEKKELANVAAEIRDVSDAETSDTLANCVAKGAAFHHAGLAPKQRTLVEDAFRNQLIKTISATPTLAAGVNTPSRRVVVRDWQRYDGDYGGMKPLDVLEIHQMMGRAGRPGLDPYGEAVLLAKDADARDELFERYIWAEAEDVHSKLAAEPALRTHLLATIASGFAHTREGLLEFLDQTLYAAQTDDPKRLEQVTDRVLDYLEINGFVEFEGDSIQATPVGHTVSRLYLDPMSAAEIIDGLEWAAKHRTEKLRALEGETTPTQKRESDATGGFQKASEMVTASSGGESDEDADFESDRTYPTPLGLYHLVCRTPDMYQLYLKSGDRDTYTELCYEREPEFLGRVPSEYEDVAFEDWLSALKTARLLEDWVGEVDEDRITERYGVGPGDIRGKVETAEWLLGATERLASELDLDAVYAVREAKKRVEYGVRQELLDLAGVRGVGRKRARRLFEAGVETRADLREAEKSRILAALRGRRKTAENILEAAGRKDPSMDDIDEADAPEDAVPDDAGFETAKDRANQQASLTDF, translated from the coding sequence ATGCGAACAGCGGACCTGACGGGCCTGCCGACGGGAGTTCCCGAGGCCCTCCACGACGAGGGCATCGAGGAACTGTACCCACCGCAGGCCGAGGCCGTCGAGGCTGGCCTGACCGACGGCGAGAGCCTCGTCGCTGCCGTTCCGACGGCGAGCGGAAAGACACTCATCGCCGAACTCGCGATGCTGTCGAGCGTCGCACGCGGCGGGAAAGCACTCTACATCGTCCCACTCAGAGCGCTCGCCTCCGAGAAGAAAGCCGAGTTCGAACGCTGGGAAGAGTACGGCATCGACGTGGGTGCTGCCGGTAGCGATTTTAGTTCAGATAGTGGGTGGCTCTCATCGCGCGACATCATTGTCGCCACCTCAGAGAAGGTGGACTCACTCATCCGAAACAACGCGGCGTGGATGGACCAGTTGACCTGCGTCGTCTCCGACGAAGTCCACCTCGTCAACGACCGACACCGTGGGCCGACGCTCGAAGTCACACTGGCGAAACTCCGGCGACTCAACCCGAATCTGCAAGTCGTCGCACTCTCCGCCACCGTCGGCAACGCCGGCGAAGTCGCCGACTGGTTGGACGCCACACTCGTGCAGTCCGACTGGCGACCAATCGACCTCAAGATGGGCGTCCACTACGGCAACGCCATCTCGTTCGACGACGGGAGTCAGCGAGAGGTCCAAGTTGGCAAAGGTGACCGGCAAACATCAGCGCTCGTAGAAGATGTGTTGAACGACATTCCTGAGGCAACAGATAATGAACCCTTGATGAATCAATCTTCAATTACATTATTTGAGTGTCAGACACAACAGCATGTCAGAAATACTGTAGACTGGTTGAAAGGAAGAGAGTCTAGCAAACTGACCGAGGAAAAACGGAAGCAATTGGCGGAGATATGGGAGGACATCTCTAATAAAAGAAGTCAAAAAACCGATGGCGAAGACGAGGAAATTGATAAAAATGACCGGTTAGCCCGTTCTCTAGCAAGAGGTATTGGGTACTTGCACGACGGGTTGAAACAAGAAGGAGAGCTAAAAAGCCCCTCACAGAGATGGGTTGAATCGGCCATCAGTTCGGGATTGGTCAATTTTGTCTGCGTAACACCTGCGTTTCAGTCGGATATCGAATCACTAATTCAGAAATTAGATGCTGAGCGTGAAAGAAATGTATCCACAATTTCTGTTGGTGGGGCTGCCCTTGTGTTTGTTAACTCAAGACGAAACGCCGAATCGTCTGCTAAACGCTTGAAAGAAGTGACCGAAAAGTACGTTGGGGGAGAAGAAAAGAAAGAGCTCGCGAATGTTGCGGCAGAAATTCGTGATGTGTCAGACGCAGAAACAAGCGATACACTCGCTAACTGCGTGGCGAAAGGGGCTGCATTCCACCACGCTGGTCTCGCCCCAAAGCAACGAACACTCGTGGAAGACGCCTTCCGTAACCAGCTCATTAAAACAATAAGCGCCACGCCGACGCTCGCCGCCGGCGTCAACACGCCGAGTCGTCGCGTGGTCGTCCGCGACTGGCAGCGCTACGACGGCGACTACGGCGGCATGAAACCGCTCGACGTACTCGAAATCCACCAGATGATGGGCCGTGCCGGTCGACCGGGACTCGACCCCTACGGCGAAGCGGTCCTCCTCGCCAAAGACGCAGACGCCCGCGACGAACTGTTCGAGCGGTACATCTGGGCCGAGGCCGAGGACGTCCACTCGAAACTCGCGGCCGAACCCGCCCTTCGGACGCACCTGTTGGCGACCATCGCGTCCGGGTTCGCGCACACCCGCGAGGGCCTACTCGAATTCCTCGACCAGACGCTCTACGCGGCGCAGACCGACGACCCAAAGCGGTTAGAGCAGGTGACAGACCGCGTCCTCGACTACCTCGAAATCAACGGCTTCGTCGAGTTCGAAGGGGACAGTATCCAAGCGACGCCGGTCGGCCACACCGTCTCGCGCCTGTATCTCGACCCGATGAGCGCGGCCGAAATCATCGACGGCCTCGAGTGGGCCGCCAAACACCGGACGGAGAAACTCCGCGCACTGGAAGGCGAGACCACGCCCACGCAAAAACGAGAGTCCGACGCCACCGGCGGATTCCAGAAGGCCAGCGAGATGGTCACCGCCAGCAGTGGGGGCGAGAGCGACGAAGACGCCGACTTCGAGTCCGACCGAACGTACCCGACACCGCTCGGACTCTACCACCTCGTCTGCCGAACCCCGGACATGTACCAGCTGTACCTGAAGTCTGGCGACCGTGACACCTACACCGAACTCTGCTACGAGCGCGAACCCGAGTTCCTCGGTCGGGTCCCCTCGGAGTACGAGGACGTTGCCTTCGAAGACTGGCTCTCTGCGCTCAAGACGGCGCGACTCCTCGAAGACTGGGTCGGCGAAGTGGACGAAGACAGAATCACGGAACGCTACGGTGTCGGACCGGGTGACATCCGCGGCAAAGTCGAGACGGCAGAGTGGCTCTTGGGTGCGACCGAGCGCCTCGCGAGCGAACTCGACCTCGACGCCGTGTACGCGGTCCGTGAGGCCAAGAAGCGTGTCGAATACGGCGTTCGCCAAGAACTGCTCGACCTCGCTGGCGTCCGCGGCGTCGGGCGAAAACGCGCTCGGCGACTGTTCGAAGCGGGCGTCGAAACTCGTGCAGACCTCCGCGAAGCAGAGAAGTCTCGCATCCTCGCCGCACTCCGCGGCCGACGAAAGACCGCCGAGAACATCCTCGAAGCGGCGGGCCGAAAAGACCCCTCGATGGACGACATCGACGAAGCAGACGCACCGGAGGACGCCGTCCCCGACGACGCGGGATTCGAGACGGCGAAAGATCGCGCCAACCAGCAAGCAAGCCTGACTGATTTCTAA
- the cgi121 gene encoding KEOPS complex subunit Cgi121 produces the protein MKVLEAEATVADLDEFIATVGDISDETGATIQAFDARFVVGRDHLERAVELADRAIARGNEIARDRAVEFILYASGRRQINRAFEMGVTEGTLPVVIVVDDGDESAAETALFERLDLETAETLGDYDESLVRDFYEIGDAELAAADGDLSALVNERVALLTVDR, from the coding sequence ATGAAAGTACTCGAAGCAGAAGCGACCGTTGCAGACCTCGACGAATTCATCGCCACCGTCGGCGACATCTCCGACGAGACGGGCGCGACGATTCAGGCGTTCGACGCCCGGTTCGTCGTCGGCCGCGACCACCTCGAACGGGCGGTCGAACTCGCCGACCGAGCAATCGCTCGCGGGAACGAAATCGCACGGGACCGCGCCGTCGAGTTCATCCTCTACGCCAGCGGCCGCCGGCAAATCAACCGCGCGTTCGAGATGGGCGTCACCGAAGGAACGCTCCCAGTCGTCATCGTCGTCGACGACGGCGACGAGAGCGCGGCTGAGACGGCACTCTTCGAACGGTTAGACCTCGAAACAGCAGAGACACTCGGCGACTACGACGAATCGCTCGTCCGCGACTTCTACGAGATCGGCGACGCCGAACTCGCCGCTGCCGACGGTGACCTCTCTGCACTCGTCAACGAGCGCGTTGCGCTCCTCACAGTAGACCGCTGA
- a CDS encoding IMP cyclohydrolase: MYVGRFVVVGPGIGAYRVSSRSFPNRQVVERDGTLTVGPTPDAPETDNPYIAYNCVREGGSYVVVGNGSQVDPIAEKLDMGYTPRDALAEILLALDYEKDDYNTPRIAGVVGADEAYIGIVRKDALIVTEVDEPTLVATYEEDAPRAFDLSAESAADAARELYDHEFEHAVCAAATTVGDDVETAFYNGE; encoded by the coding sequence ATGTACGTCGGACGATTCGTCGTCGTCGGTCCCGGAATCGGTGCCTATCGTGTCTCCTCTCGGTCGTTCCCGAATCGACAGGTCGTCGAGCGCGACGGAACCCTGACCGTCGGGCCGACGCCCGACGCCCCGGAGACTGACAACCCCTACATCGCCTACAACTGTGTCCGCGAAGGCGGCTCGTACGTCGTCGTCGGCAACGGGTCGCAGGTCGACCCCATCGCCGAGAAGCTCGACATGGGCTACACCCCCCGCGACGCCCTCGCGGAGATTCTCCTCGCACTCGACTACGAGAAAGACGACTACAACACGCCGCGCATCGCCGGCGTCGTCGGTGCCGACGAAGCCTACATCGGCATCGTCCGCAAAGACGCCCTCATCGTGACGGAAGTCGACGAACCGACGCTCGTCGCAACCTACGAAGAAGACGCTCCACGAGCGTTCGACCTGAGCGCCGAGAGCGCCGCTGACGCCGCCCGCGAACTCTACGACCACGAGTTCGAACACGCGGTCTGTGCCGCCGCCACGACCGTCGGCGACGACGTCGAGACGGCCTTCTACAACGGCGAGTAA